CTGGAAGCCCAAAAGAATTTAGCAGCTGAATTGCGGAGGGTGGAAAATAGAATTCAGCTGAGTTACCGGTTTTCCTGTTGTTAAAGGAACACGCAGATGTCTGGCAATAAATGAATATTGTTTAAATACAAAGGGTGCAGAAAAGACAGCTTCCTGCATCTGGATTTTCTGAAACTGGCGATCCTGTTTCTGCTCTTTCTCTTCTGCCTGTTTAAGTTTTTTAATGAGGTAACATTTACCGTTACAATGTAGTTGTGGTTTGTCTTTATTGACACAAAGCTCTTTAGCAATATATCCCTGGTTCATTTCGAAACCTGCAAAGACAAAAAGTCCTGACAGGTTTACAGAAACCGAACACATTAAAAGTAATATAGCTGTAAAGCGTTTCAGCATTGATTGGTTACCCCCTTAACTTACCCCATTTTAAATATGTTGCGCCCCAGGAGAATCCTGCACCAAAAGCGGTGAGCAACAGATTATCATTTTCTTTAAAGTCTTCTTTAAATTCCCACATACACAGTGGAATTGTTGCAGCAGTCGTATTACCGTAAAGCTGTATATTAACTTTGACCTGGTCTTGTGTTAAACCTAATTTATCACCTACTGCCTGAATAATTCTCAGGTTGGCCTGATGTGGAATCAGCCAGTTGATATCTTTGGTTTCCAGATGATTTCTATCCATAATCTCAGTACAGGTCTGGGTCATCCCTTCAATTGCCGCCTTAAAAACTATCCTTCCATTCTGAGATATGTAATTCTGTTTTTTATCAAGGGTATCCAGTGAAGATGGATTAAGTGATCCGCCCGCTGTAACAATCAAATGCTCCTTACCTACACCATCAGTTCTGAATACATTATCTACCAGCCCAATTTCTGCTTCTGTACGCTCAAGCAAAACTGCTCCGGCCCCATCACCAAAAAGGATACAGGTATTTCTGTCTTCATAATTTACAATAGTACTGTTTGCATCGGCGCCAATAACAATCACATTTTTATAGCGATTACTTTCAATTAAACTTGCACCCAGAGTCAGTGCATAAAGAAATCCACTGCAGGCCGCATTGGAGTCAACACCCCATGCATTTTTCAGCCCTGCCTTTTCGCAGACTATACTGGCTGTAGAAACCATAATATAATCAGGAGTAGCAGTAGCCACAATTACGCATTCAATTTCATCAGGGTTGATCTGACTATCTTCCAATAGTCTTTTGACTGCCATGGTAGCTAAGTCGGAGGTTGCAAGTGAATCATCATTAAGGATTCTTCTCTCGTGAATACCAGTTCTGGAAATAATCCAGTCACTATTTGTATCCACCATTTTCTCCAGATCGTGATTGGTTAAAATGGTTTCTGGTACATATCCTCCCAAAGCTGTTATGGCAGCATTATATCTCTTTCTCATTAAGCATTACAATTCTTGGCGCAAAACTAATAAATATTTACAGCTACGTTACACTTTATTTTTACAGTAGCGTACCTTTGCCGGAACAATGAATTTTATTATGAGACATCAATCCTCCGTTATTTGCGCTATTTTACTGAGTGCCACGTTGTTTGCTTCATCCTGCAAAGAAGAAAGAAAACTTCCGATATATGGCTTAAGAGACACTAAAACCGTTAAAAACAGCGACGGAACGCAAGGTGTTGACACAATATATCAGACTATCCCTGCTTTTAAATTCCTGAACCAGGATAGTGTATATATTACAAATGACCATTTTAAGGGAAAAATCTACATTGCCGACTTCTTTTTCACTTCATGCACCAGTATCTGCCCTATTATGCACAGAAACCTGAAAATGATCTCAGATAAGTTCAAAAATAATCCTGATGTCATGTTTTTATCACATACCATAGATTTTAAGTACGATACACCTTCTGTACTTAAAAAGTATGCACAAAAACTGGGAGCCGACAGCCCGAAATGGCAATTTGTATACGGCCCTAAGGACAGTGTATACACGCTGGCCGGGAAGAGTTACCTGGTTGCCGTAAATGCAGACAGCACCAACAGAGATGGTTATGTACATCAGGGATTTTTAGTCCTGATTGATAAAGACAGAAGAATCCGCGGTGCCTATGACGGAACAAATCCTGAACAGGTGGCACAGCTGGAAAAAGATATTCCGGTTTTACTGGCAGAGGATAAAAAATAGAGATGAGAAAATTTATATTGATTAGTCTGGTTTCGCTAACGCTGATCAGCATGTTTTATTCTTGCCAGACTGCAGAGACAGTACAACAGGATGCCTATTATGTTAATGGAAGAGATCTTTATATCAAACATTGTCAGAATTGCCATGGTGCCAAAGGCGAAGGACTGGGTGCTTTAACCCCACCGCTTACGGACAGTGTATTTATGAAGACTAACAAAGCAAAGCTTGCCTGCTTTATCAAAAATGGGATTTCTACGCCGGTTACTGTCCATGGACAGGTTTATGAAGGTAAAATGCCTGAATTTAATCTGGCTGATATAGATATCGCTCAGCTGATTGTTTATATCACCAATGGCTTTGGACATCGGCAAGGCATGTACAACAACCAGCAGGTAGAAAACGATCTTAAGAACTGCAAATAGCAATTTGTTTTTTTTCTGTAGCTTTGCGCAAAATGCAAGCTGTTCTATCGCTGTAAGTAATGCTCCGGCATCTTAAAGAGGAAAGTCCGGGCAACACAGAGCATCTCGCTTCCTAACGGGAAGAGGTTTGGGATTGAAGACCTGAATTATGGAAAGTGCCGCAGAAAATATACCGCCGATGGCCGCAAGGCACAGGTAAGGTTGAAATCGTGAGGTAAGAGCTCACGAATTTTCCAGGTGACTGGAAGAGCTGGTAAACCCCGGGAGTTGAAAGACCAAATAGGCTGACGCATGTAGGGCTGCTCGTCCGATGTCAGTGGGTAGGTCGTTAGAGATAAATGGCAACGTTTATAGTAGATTAATGGTAGAAGCCCTGATTTATCAGGGTACAGAACCCGGCTTACAGGCTTGCATTTTTTCATTTTATCTGTATTATTTGATAATTAGTAAATATATTCGTATCCGATAAAAGATTAACATACCCTATGGCTAAATTATTAATAATTGATGATGAACGTGCGATAAGAAGCACATTACGTGAGATCTTAGAGTACGAAAATTACGAGGTAGAGGATATTGATAATGGAGTTGACGGACTTGATCTGATCAAAAAAAAGAAATACGACCTGGTATTATGTGATATAAAAATGAATAAGATGGATGGTATGGAAGTGCTTGAACAGGCATTGGCATACAGTCCGGATCTTCCATTTATTATGATCTCCGGCCACGGTACTGTAGAGACCGCAATTGAAGCCAGCAAAAAAGGAGCTTTTGATTTTATCTCTAAACCACCTGACTTAAACCGTTTATTAATCACTGTAAGAAATGCACTGGACAGAGGTAACCTGGTTACTGAAACCAAAGTATTAAAACGCAGGGTTAGCAAAACAAGAGATATTCTGGGAAGTTCAGAGAATATCAATAAAATCAAGGAAACAATTGAGCGTGTTGCCCCTACGGAAGCCCGTGTACTAATTACCGGTGCAAATGGTAGTGGTAAAGAATTGGTTGCACGTTGGTTACATGAGAAATCAAATCGTTCTGAAAGCCCTTTAATTGAAGTAAACTGCGCAGCAATTCCATCTGAACTGATAGAAAGTGAGCTTTTCGGTCACGAAAAAGGATCATTTACCTCTGCAGTAAAACAAAGGATCGGTAAATTTGAACTGGCTAATGGAGGCACCCTGTTTCTGGATGAAATTGGTGACATGAGCCTTTCTGCACAGGCAAAAGTACTTCGTGCTTTACAGGAACATAAAATCACCCGTGTTGGTGGCGAAAAAGAATTAGAAGTTAATGTACGTGTGCTGGCAGCAACGAACAAAGACCTGATGAAAGAAATTGAAGACGGTAATTTCAGAATGGACTTATACCACCGTCTGAATGTAATCAATATTCACGTCCCTCATTTAACTGAACGCAGAGAAGATATTCCTGAAATTGCAATGAGCTTCCTGGAGGACATTTGCAAAGACTACGGCATGCCAGTCAAAAAAATCAGTGAGGCAGGGATGGTCGCTTTACAAAACTTACCATGGACAGGTAATGTGCGTGAACTGCATAATATGATTGAACGTCTGATTATTCTGAGTGATAAAATAATCTCAGAACATGAGGTTATCGCATTTGCCAATCCGGGCGGAGGTACAAATATCGGTGCTGCTAATCATAGTCATAATGGTGGTAACAACGGTTCTTCAGGTGGTGTAACCAATTATGATAAATTCACAAATTTCCAGGATTATAAAGATCATGCAGAAAGAGAGTTTATCAAATTCAAACTGGAAAAGAACAACTGGAACGTATCTAAGACCGCGGATGACATTGATATTCAACGAAGTCACCTGTATAGTAAAATTGAGAAATTCGGCTTAAAAAGAGTAACTGAATAGTATATTTTTTAAGACGGGTCTATAGAAAAAGGGATTAGCAAAATAAGCTAATCCCTTTTTTAAGATCAGCTGAAAGCTGACCAGTGTATAAACCTATTTTTTCAGGATATAGTGATCAGCAAGAGCACCTGTAATTTCTTTACCTTCCATATCCCGCTGGAATAGCTGATTCTCTCCAACAAAATACTTATTCGGCGCATCTTTTATACCATCCAGTGTAATAACCTGTCCTGCTTTATCCCAGGTAAACTTTCCTTTTTCTTCATAAACCTTTGTATCGCTCTTACCCAGATATTTGGTCTTCACATTATAGGTCAGATCTTTCCCTAAAACTATAGTAGTTTCGATACCTTCACAATCGGCACAGGGAACAACTCCTTTGTAGGTACCATCCCAGTCTAAAGAGTTCATTGAGTTATGTCCGTCAGCTGTTTTTGCGGTATCAGTTTTAACTGCTCCCATAGTCAGGCTGTCTTTAGACAGACTATCTGCATTTAGTTTTTCAGATTTGTTTGAATTGCCGCATCCCCATAAGGTGCAGCCTGTAATAGCAATTGCCAGAATTTGTCTTTTCATGGTACGTTATTTTTATGTATATTCACAAGAAGCAAGAAACACGCCAAAGAATAATCAGGTATGAAATCTGGAAAATGTTTTATAGCTTCATGTAAATTTAAAAAAACCACAATATGAAAAAGTTAATCGTTATGATGCTGTTGGCTGTAATGGCTTTTACAACCACGCAAACATTCGCTCAGACAAAAAAAGATGGCTCAAAGGATATGCGTTATAAAAAGAACAAGCAGCCAATGAAAAAAGACGGTACACCAGACAAACGTTTCAAAGCAAACAAAGAAACTAAGAAACCAACTACAGTTAAAATGACTCCTCCTGCAAAAAAAGCAGCATAATCGTTAACTGAATAATACAAATTAAATGCCCTGTTAGTTAACAGGGCATTTTACATATCTGAACTACCTGTGACAACAATTAGCAAATAATTTACGTTATTTGAGCTGACAGGATCCTGACGTGATGAAAGGCTCCGGTCACTATAAAAGATAAACAGATGAAACTGATCAAATATTTGAGTA
This portion of the Pedobacter lusitanus genome encodes:
- a CDS encoding beta-ketoacyl-ACP synthase III; its protein translation is MRKRYNAAITALGGYVPETILTNHDLEKMVDTNSDWIISRTGIHERRILNDDSLATSDLATMAVKRLLEDSQINPDEIECVIVATATPDYIMVSTASIVCEKAGLKNAWGVDSNAACSGFLYALTLGASLIESNRYKNVIVIGADANSTIVNYEDRNTCILFGDGAGAVLLERTEAEIGLVDNVFRTDGVGKEHLIVTAGGSLNPSSLDTLDKKQNYISQNGRIVFKAAIEGMTQTCTEIMDRNHLETKDINWLIPHQANLRIIQAVGDKLGLTQDQVKVNIQLYGNTTAATIPLCMWEFKEDFKENDNLLLTAFGAGFSWGATYLKWGKLRG
- a CDS encoding SCO family protein: MRHQSSVICAILLSATLFASSCKEERKLPIYGLRDTKTVKNSDGTQGVDTIYQTIPAFKFLNQDSVYITNDHFKGKIYIADFFFTSCTSICPIMHRNLKMISDKFKNNPDVMFLSHTIDFKYDTPSVLKKYAQKLGADSPKWQFVYGPKDSVYTLAGKSYLVAVNADSTNRDGYVHQGFLVLIDKDRRIRGAYDGTNPEQVAQLEKDIPVLLAEDKK
- a CDS encoding c-type cytochrome, translated to MRKFILISLVSLTLISMFYSCQTAETVQQDAYYVNGRDLYIKHCQNCHGAKGEGLGALTPPLTDSVFMKTNKAKLACFIKNGISTPVTVHGQVYEGKMPEFNLADIDIAQLIVYITNGFGHRQGMYNNQQVENDLKNCK
- a CDS encoding sigma-54-dependent transcriptional regulator; protein product: MAKLLIIDDERAIRSTLREILEYENYEVEDIDNGVDGLDLIKKKKYDLVLCDIKMNKMDGMEVLEQALAYSPDLPFIMISGHGTVETAIEASKKGAFDFISKPPDLNRLLITVRNALDRGNLVTETKVLKRRVSKTRDILGSSENINKIKETIERVAPTEARVLITGANGSGKELVARWLHEKSNRSESPLIEVNCAAIPSELIESELFGHEKGSFTSAVKQRIGKFELANGGTLFLDEIGDMSLSAQAKVLRALQEHKITRVGGEKELEVNVRVLAATNKDLMKEIEDGNFRMDLYHRLNVINIHVPHLTERREDIPEIAMSFLEDICKDYGMPVKKISEAGMVALQNLPWTGNVRELHNMIERLIILSDKIISEHEVIAFANPGGGTNIGAANHSHNGGNNGSSGGVTNYDKFTNFQDYKDHAEREFIKFKLEKNNWNVSKTADDIDIQRSHLYSKIEKFGLKRVTE
- a CDS encoding copper resistance protein NlpE, which gives rise to MKRQILAIAITGCTLWGCGNSNKSEKLNADSLSKDSLTMGAVKTDTAKTADGHNSMNSLDWDGTYKGVVPCADCEGIETTIVLGKDLTYNVKTKYLGKSDTKVYEEKGKFTWDKAGQVITLDGIKDAPNKYFVGENQLFQRDMEGKEITGALADHYILKK